TGTATGCAGTTCAAAGAGATAGCTCAGGCTTATGAAGTCTTAAGTGATCCGGAGAAGCGTGAGATCTACGATCAGTATGGAGAGGATGCACTCAAGGAGGGAATGGGCGGTGGAGGCGGTGGGCATGATCCGTTTGATATCTTCTCGTCCTtctttggtggtggtggtagcCCATTTGGAGGTTAGTCCCTTAGATTCTCTCATTTCACAATCTATTTTGCCTTTGAATAGATATGATAAAGGTTTAATTTTGTCGTTTTTGATTAGGTGGCAGCAGCCGTGGAAGGAGGCAGAGGCGTGGTGAAGATGTGGTTCACCCTCTGAAGGTTTCACTAGAAGACCTTTATCTcggaacaacgaagaagctcTCACTTTCTAGGAATACTTTGTGCTCCAAGTGTAACgggttagttagttagttagttagttctACTTTTTTAAGATATGCTTCTGTTTAAGTGCTTTAAAAGAGTTCTTCACTGACATTAGTTGCTTTATGATGGCAGAAAGGGTTCAAAGTCTGGAGCTTCATCAACATGTAGTGGATGTCAAGGATCTGGAATGAAGGTTTCGATCAGACAGCTTGGACCTGGAATGATTCAGCAGATGCAGCATCCTTGTCATGATTGCAAAGGTACAGGAGAGACCATCAATGACCGTGACAGGTGTCCACAGTGCAAAGGGGATAAGGTTGTATCTGAGAAGAAGGTGCTTGAAGTAGCTGTGGAAAAGGGAATGCAGCATAGCCAGAAGATCACATTCAGTGGACAAGCAGATGAAGCGGTTAGTGATTACTCACTTTGTCCTTACTTCTGATTATTACATTATTCTCTGCTGACTTTCTATGTTGATTTGAAAACAGCCTGATACAGTCACTGGTGATATCGTGTTCGTCATTCAGCAGAAGGAGCACCCAAAGTTCAAGAGAAAGGGAGATGATCTCTTTGTGGAGCATACCCTCTCTCTTACAGAAGCCCTCTGTGGGTTCCAGTTTGTCTTGACCCATTTGGACAAAAGGCAGCTTCTCATCAAATCCAGTCCCGGGGAGGTTGTGAAGCCAGGTAACGTACTTCAATCATGATCATCCCTCTCATCGTTTTTTTGCTTCTCTCCTTCTTACCGTGTTGTGTGTTTGGTTTTTGATAGATTCATACAGGGCGATAACCGATGAGGGAATGCCTGTGCACCAGAGACCGTTCATGAAGGGCAAGCTTTACATCCACTTCACGGTCGACTTCCCTGACTCGCTGAGCCCTGACCAGACAAAGGCCATTGAAGCGGTTTTGCCGAAGCCAAAGGCGGATCTGAGCGACATGGAAACAGACGAGTGCGAGGAGACGACCCTGCACGAAGTGAACATTGAGGATGAGATGAGAAGGAAGGCTCAAGCTCAAAGAGAGGCTtatgatgatgacgatgatgatgaagaaggccCAGGCGGTCCTCAGCGTGTGCAATGTGCCCAGCAGTGATATCAATCATGCGCACTTGTAGTGATATTCATCatttgcgttttttttttaaatattatgtattatttttggGTCTTTGCTATAAAGACTTTTTGCCCGATTATGTTGGAAGAAACTTGTCCTAATTCAATTTCTTGTCGCAATGTTGGTTTTGAGAAATAAACTTTTCTAGTTCTCTCCACCAACAGTTCAGTGGTACGAAATTTAGCTATAGCTTGGACATGGACTTACTCAGGAGAATGTGTTTATGTCACATGTTGCATGACGAAGCTAAAGATGCGTTAAATCAAGACACTAGACAAGATTAGTACAACTCTCTAGTAGCTGTTATTACACTAGAATCGTCTGAAATGGACAGCATGTCATCTCCTCCAGTTCGATTCACAAGACAACTAGTATATATGTTGTGACATACTGACACGGATCTTCTTCTGTAGATACTGATATACATGTGTTATTGAGAAGGTGGCTTGTACCTCGATTTTACAGAGTCGAGCCACGGCTAGAATGTTTTGGAGTTCTCTAGATCTCTGGATCAATCTCTTATCAATGGAGTTTGCAATGCAAGAAAGCTGTACCCATTCGATTCGATCAAGTATTCGCCTTGTCTATTTGATGACTGTCCTGTGATCGGTTCCAGCATCAACACTCCTGGTTTGGAATATCACGTTTCCACATTCCTCATCGGCACATGATGTTACAAGAGTTCAATGATACCTCATATATATGTGCATAATTATTGCTAGAGAATTAGCAAGTATTCCTGCTGTTAAAGAGCCGATCATAATCATGTTCTGACTCCCTTTAGTATGTTAATTAAACAAGAACAGTACTCGTACTAGTGTCTATGAAGCAACTTACTAATGCTGCTATAGCTATTTAGATGCGAGTCTTCCAGTTCAGACAGCGGATCCACCAAGAAAGAGACAAGAGATGCCACAAAGGATTCTGACATTTTGTTTTATGGGGGATTCACTCccactctttttgtttttggctttatatatcaattaaaCGTTTTAATTAACCCCAAAGATtctttcattttgttttctataCCGAGGAGAGCATTTTATAAATAGGCGTCCTAAGTTGTGTTTCAACTTTTTATCGTTAAGAAGAATGCAACCTTCGCAAATGACAAATCGTATGATAGAGAGATCCCACCTAAAAAGTTTGCATGTAGACAGATCCAAAGATAATATGGCTATATGCTTATGCGTATAAAGTTACTTTACTGATGTTATATTATTATCCATATGGGTTCTGTATGATTCAACATGCAATTCAATCAACTCTATGATGCAAAGCcgtaatttcttttatttatttcccTTTTGTTATTGAATTGTCACACGTGAACCGTTTAACTTTAAAATAGGAGTGGGTATTTTATCTGATACCCAAACCCGTATCTGAACCCAACCCGagaaacccgaaccgaaataacAAAATACCCGAATGGGTATTGATTTAGGAGAGATTGAATATCCAAACTCGAATaaatatccgaagataaccgaacatatgtatattttcccttatattttttgtttatatcttttattttatttaaaatatttatattgatgttacaCATATTTTAAgatcatataatatacatataattacggAGAAAATGATTCGTCACTCaattaaaatgcatgtcaaattttttgttttgtgtattAACAAAGGTTacattcaaaatttcaaaacaataggcaaattaatgtttatttattttgaaatgttaTCTCCAAATTTATCAATCATtcagtttattaaaaaaataaaaaaaaaacagttaagtgAAATCTATACCCTTATACCGAAAATccgaaaatctgaaatacccgATCTGAATCCGAACGGGCATCCGAATGCCCACCCCTACTTTTAAAAcgataattcttttttttttaaatgtaaattacgCTCTAGATTATGCAAAACTAAACTTTGATGAAATAACGTTTTCTTACAAATTACAGAAAtggtataaataaataattcgaTAATctgcaatttatttttattggaaaataaaaatctatactatataactTTCCCTCCTTTCCCTATATCACCTTCGCGAGCGACGATacttgacaaaagaaaaaaagaaaaaagaaaaagaaaatctgaGGGCCAAATCTCTCTACATGTTTCATGCGTTTTGAGATGCTGACTGTGTGAAGAAAACATCGGTCCTCCTTCCTCTGCATACATCTCTCTACGAATCTTTGCCTTGCCTTGGCCAAGCCTGTGTCGAGCAACAATGAGCGTGGCATCCCCCGAGGAATCTCCCGATTCATCTCAGCGGATCGATTCGTTCAACGGCGAGCAGAGCGTCTACTTCGTCCCCTTGAGGTATCTCCTCTCCCGCCTCTCTAATCTTTCGTTGTAGTCCATGTTCGTTGTAAATCGAATATTCCGCGAATCTGAATCGCATCCCAGTTACTGGGGGAGTTTGATTCGATTTGGTTGGATTTGAATCTCTCAGGGGgtttcaaattttgatttgatctaTAGATTTTGGGATCCTTTTGGGGTTGAATAGGGGATGTATATCGTAAACCTGGGGTTCTTGTTTTTGAGCTTCATTGTGTGATTCAAATGTAAGCTTTAATGTTGATTAAAAATAGATATTGATTGTCCTCGTTTGCTTAGCTATGAGCCATTCTCTTATTCCTGATTGATGATTGAGCTGACAGATCTGTGAAATATGATTCGCAGTCATTCTAGATTCATATAAGTACTCTCCAGTGCTAGTGTTAGGGAAACGTTCAATTGACCTGGTGATGTTTAAACGTTTGAATTTCTCAGGTGGTGGAAAGATGCTCAAGAGTCAACGACTTCTGAATCGGTTGACAAAAGAGAGGTCTTGTATACAGCAACAACTGGGTCGTCTTATGGAGGCCCGATGAAGTTGATAAATAACATCTTTAACTCTGATATTTTGTTCGATCTGAGGCGAGAGGGAGATGGGTTACTTAATGGTGAAGCGGGAGAAGCAAGCGTCTCAGGCAGGGACTTTGCTTTGGTCTCAAGTGATATGTGGCTGCAGGCACTCAAATGGTAAGCAGTTGTGTCTTCTGTGGTTTCCTTTTAGAATGACATGAGTCAGTCTGTCACTATCCATGTCAATTTAGTGTTGCCAGTTGAGATCCTTTAGTATAAGTTGTGTTGGGATGTGTGAGAGAATTACAGATTATTGTTATGAATTAGTTACTATTGTATACATGCTTGGGTTTCATGCACActgtatctttaaaaaaaaaaggtgatgtTCTTAACTTGTCATCTATTACTTCTTTGCTCTCAGGCAccatgataataaaaataacgaGAAAGGCGTAAAAAGTTTCTCGGCTGGAGGAGTTGACCGAGGTGATGTTTATCCGGTACAGCTCAGGCTCTCCGTCTTGCAGGAAACCAATTCATTGGCGGTTAAAATTTGCAAAAAGGTATCTTCAAATTCACAGCTTTTTTTCTTTGCCTAATCTAGTGCCTTGGTGGTGCCACATTTTCTTGCTGCTATATCAGTGCAGTGATCGACTTTACCCAAATTGGATTGTTTTCCTGGTTACTCTAGAACTGAAGTTTCATAACTGAATTTTCCTACCAGACGAGACATTGCATACCTACAGGTCTATAGAATCTATTTCATAGCTGCTGAATTTTTGTCATCTACAGAATCTAGTTCCAAACTTGGAACTTATCTTCCAGTTTAGAATTATGCTTGAACCATACTAGAATCGACTTAGTTTCTTATCTTCCTATCTACTGAATTTTTGCTAAGCTTCTCAGTTTTTGTTTCTGGTtccaaattttatgttttacctCATACAGGACAATTCAGTTGAGTGCTTCAGAAGAGCATGCAAGATATTCAGTTTGGATTCTGAGCAGGTAATGTGTTCCATGCATGATCTGTTACCTACTATGTACACGATATACGTGTCAGTTTATGCATAATTTAGACATGTGATATTCATTTGTATTCGTGCAATTACAAAGTTACCGGTATTTTTGTTTCTGTAGCTGCGCATTTGGGATATTTCTGGGCAAACAACCTTGTTTTTCGAAAATGATGTGAACAGTTCCAAGGATTGTCAACAACAAACAGATCAAGAAGTAAGTGTGACGCCTTCCCTTTTCCTTTTTCTCCTATTTCCTTGATGTGGCATTTCATATCCATCATTACTTTTGGCCCAACAGATGGTCCTAGAGTTGCAGATTTATGGGTTATCAGACTCCATTAAATTGAAGgaatcaaaaaaagaagatggtTCCACTCAGCAAACCAACGGGATCACCAATGGCATTAATGGTGGCACAATTTTTAGATTTGGACGGAGTAATTCTTTGAGCTTTCTGGGAAAAGCTGGAGAAGCCGGAACTCTGGGGTTGACAGGCTTACAGAATCTAGGAAATACTTGTTTCATGAACAGCTCCCTTCAGTGCTTGGCTCACACACCAAAGCTGGTTGACTTCTTTCTTGGAGAGTATAGTAGAGAAATAAATCTCGAGAACCCATTGGGAATGAAAGTATGCTAATCTATGGTTTTCTGTATAAATATCTGCCGTGACTTATAAATATAGCCTTACCGATCAAAGTTTCTTCTGGCAGGGTGAGATCGCATTAGCTTTTGGTGATTTGTTAAGGAGTTTGTGGGCTCCAGGTGCATCAACAGTGGCCCCAAGGACATTTAAAGCAAAACTTGCTCGATTTGCTCCTCAATTTACTGGCTTTAATCAGCATGATTCGCAGGTCAGGAAAAACACTTCCGTTTATAGAATCTGAATTAAGTGCGCCTTCCTGATGTTTCTTCGTGTCTCTTAGCATAAAAGACTGCATATTGGAATGTCCCATTCATGtgtttcagttttattttgtttggttgCAGGAACTTTTAGCTTTCTTGCTGGATGGACTCCACGAAGATTTAAATCGAGTAAAGAACAAGCCTTATGTAGAAGCAAAAGATGGAGATGGCCGTCCAGACGAAGAAGTGGCGGATGAATATTGGCGAAATCATGTGGCTCGCAATGATTCAATAATTGTTGATGTGTGCCAAGTAAATATCTCAGGTTCCTAAATTGTGTATATACATCTGCTGACAGTCACGCTAAGGATTGGGTTTGACTGCACATTAGAAAACTCTAGTTAGTTTGAATTCAGCTTGAAAAATGTTGGATGGCTTAAGCTGGATAGTATTTTTAGGTTTTAGGTATCATTTAATCTAAGCTGCATATGTTTGAAACTTCTTCCATCAGATTGGTCAGTGCAATTTAATCTTCTTGATTGGAAAAATATTTACCCTTTTGATAAGTTTGTCAAGTTATTAGAGTGTACTCCGTACGCAATTGTTTTAAGAATTGCTTTGTGTTTGATATAATGCTCATTGCACTAAACTATCTGTTACTATGTCATGAACTTTAACCATCCTGGATATCCTCATCTTTGATTCAGTGCATTCGTTAAGAAAATATCCTGACATTGGTCGGAACACTAAGACATTTATATGCATTTTCTGGTTGTAGGGCCAGTACAAGTCAACATTAGTTTGTCCTATTTGCAAAAAGATTTCTGTTATGTTTGATCCGTTCATGTACCTATCGCTGCCTTTGCCATGCACGTCAATGCGAACAATGGATTTAACAGTCATGAGTGCCGATGGGGGTAGTCTGCCCGTCTCATTGACTGTGAACGTTCCTAAGTTCGGAAAATTTGAAGATCTTCAGAAGGCTCTTGTTATTGCTTGCTCTTTACCAGATGATGAGACTTTACTGGTTACTGAGGTATATTTCTATatcatatgttatatttgatgcTTTGATTCTCATTTTGGTGCTTAGGCAGAGCATTTGTTAGTACGTACAATATGAATTCTCTTCATTTGGTATTTACTTGTCTTAGGTATACAACAATCGGATTCTTCGCTTCCTGGATGAGCCTACTGATTCATTAACCTTGATCAGAGATGGTGACAAACTTGTGGTGTATCGGTTAAAGAAAGATGCAGACAATTCTCCTTTGATTGTATTTATGCATCAGAAGCTGGAAGAGTAAGTTTGCCTAGTATTCAAGTTCTACGTAAGGTTCTTATCAACAACGTGGTTCTAGACATTATCTGTTTGTTTATGTTGGCAACAACATGATTTAAACTTCAATACATGCACGTTAATCAATGTAAATAGCTCTAGCCTTTGTATAATGCATCTCTAACATGCTATTGTCCAATTGATAACTGGGACTGTAGTTTCATATTTATGTCTTGGGGTACCAACTAAGTAACCGTTTCAATGTTTTTCAGGCAGGTTATCCTTGGGAAATCAAGCCCAACTTGGAAGGCATTTGGAATCCCCTTGGTCTCGAGACTTTCTGATATTGAGAATGGATTTGATGTTGAGAACATGTACCTGAAGTTGCTTAGTTCTTTTAAGATGCCTACTGAACTCTTCACAGGGAAACTTGAAAATCCTattgaagaagaagccatagaTAAAGAAGTTACCGATGGTACTACTTCAGTTGAGGAATCAAATTCTACTAGTGTGAAGGAATCCACTGAGTCTCTTCCAGATCCAGACCCTGTGTTGAGGCTTTACCTAACCGGCGACATTGGAAGC
This genomic stretch from Brassica napus cultivar Da-Ae chromosome C9, Da-Ae, whole genome shotgun sequence harbors:
- the LOC106421362 gene encoding chaperone protein dnaJ 3, whose protein sequence is MFRRGPSSKSDNTKFYEILGVPKTASPEDLKKAYKKAAIKNHPDKGGDPEKFKEIAQAYEVLSDPEKREIYDQYGEDALKEGMGGGGGGHDPFDIFSSFFGGGGSPFGGGSSRGRRQRRGEDVVHPLKVSLEDLYLGTTKKLSLSRNTLCSKCNGKGSKSGASSTCSGCQGSGMKVSIRQLGPGMIQQMQHPCHDCKGTGETINDRDRCPQCKGDKVVSEKKVLEVAVEKGMQHSQKITFSGQADEAPDTVTGDIVFVIQQKEHPKFKRKGDDLFVEHTLSLTEALCGFQFVLTHLDKRQLLIKSSPGEVVKPDSYRAITDEGMPVHQRPFMKGKLYIHFTVDFPDSLSPDQTKAIEAVLPKPKADLSDMETDECEETTLHEVNIEDEMRRKAQAQREAYDDDDDDEEGPGGPQRVQCAQQ
- the LOC106421347 gene encoding ubiquitin carboxyl-terminal hydrolase 8, whose protein sequence is MSVASPEESPDSSQRIDSFNGEQSVYFVPLRWWKDAQESTTSESVDKREVLYTATTGSSYGGPMKLINNIFNSDILFDLRREGDGLLNGEAGEASVSGRDFALVSSDMWLQALKWHHDNKNNEKGVKSFSAGGVDRGDVYPVQLRLSVLQETNSLAVKICKKDNSVECFRRACKIFSLDSEQLRIWDISGQTTLFFENDVNSSKDCQQQTDQEMVLELQIYGLSDSIKLKESKKEDGSTQQTNGITNGINGGTIFRFGRSNSLSFLGKAGEAGTLGLTGLQNLGNTCFMNSSLQCLAHTPKLVDFFLGEYSREINLENPLGMKGEIALAFGDLLRSLWAPGASTVAPRTFKAKLARFAPQFTGFNQHDSQELLAFLLDGLHEDLNRVKNKPYVEAKDGDGRPDEEVADEYWRNHVARNDSIIVDVCQGQYKSTLVCPICKKISVMFDPFMYLSLPLPCTSMRTMDLTVMSADGGSLPVSLTVNVPKFGKFEDLQKALVIACSLPDDETLLVTEVYNNRILRFLDEPTDSLTLIRDGDKLVVYRLKKDADNSPLIVFMHQKLEEQVILGKSSPTWKAFGIPLVSRLSDIENGFDVENMYLKLLSSFKMPTELFTGKLENPIEEEAIDKEVTDGTTSVEESNSTSVKESTESLPDPDPVLRLYLTGDIGSSIESEILKEKPVNIKSKRLNVLARWPVKELDVYDTCLLSSLPEVSKFGTKRPQETVSLYKCLEAFLKEEPLGPDDMWYCPGCKEHRQAIKKLDLWRLPEILVIHLKRFSYSRFMKNKLEAYVDFPIDGLDLSSYISYTNGQTTYRYMLYAISNHYGSMGGGHYTAYVHHGGDRWYDFDDSQVNKISQEKIKTSAAYVLFYKRLVEDK